The following are encoded together in the candidate division KSB1 bacterium genome:
- a CDS encoding N-acetylmuramoyl-L-alanine amidase, with protein MSKLDRFLWWWLAVFCLLGMSSAPMRAAETRSLQIIHTAGDFRAGGQQPGLQLTRLVLMLSPDARHATYVSPPIASPFPFNAIGPHWLAAIPAGAALQVAVRVSADGEHWGDWLPVPAEEEVIAAVTEDGRPNPFAGDQPGALVFVDPRSRWVQYRLTLSGNTPQVERMCLQLINSMEGPTIPDRGQPEEGAVSPAKPGSVPKPRIYKRAEWGARPPSMAYQYTTAKHLGFHHTAGVSDFTVGSYTDCAARVRAIQAYHMDTNGWIDIGYNYTICKHGHIFQAREDDNDATDVRGAHDGYNAGSMGVSALGYFHPPYNHQPTPELMHALHSLLAWKCDERGIDPKGASLYAAYGAVRDHIYGHREVGATACPGDILFARKAAIRDSVAYIIGQFATSVAESPAPASYQLLQCHPNPYAPAGGAAAMMIRIFLPNAEVATLAVYNLLGRRVRLLHDHLLPAGQNLWRWNGRDDEGRLQPAGVYLVRLHTATQTRQTKILLVK; from the coding sequence ATGTCCAAGCTTGACCGGTTTCTGTGGTGGTGGCTCGCTGTGTTTTGCCTGTTGGGAATGAGCAGCGCCCCCATGCGGGCCGCGGAAACACGTTCCCTGCAAATCATTCATACGGCCGGGGACTTTCGTGCCGGCGGGCAGCAGCCCGGCCTGCAACTCACCAGGCTTGTGCTCATGCTTTCTCCCGATGCCCGGCACGCCACTTATGTTTCGCCCCCGATCGCAAGCCCGTTCCCATTCAATGCCATTGGCCCGCACTGGCTGGCAGCAATCCCCGCCGGTGCGGCGCTGCAGGTGGCGGTGCGCGTGAGTGCCGACGGCGAGCACTGGGGTGACTGGTTGCCGGTGCCTGCGGAGGAAGAAGTGATCGCGGCTGTCACCGAGGATGGCCGGCCCAATCCCTTTGCGGGCGACCAGCCCGGCGCGCTGGTTTTTGTTGATCCGCGCAGCCGCTGGGTGCAATACCGGCTGACGCTTTCCGGCAACACGCCACAGGTCGAACGCATGTGTCTGCAGCTCATCAATTCAATGGAAGGTCCCACCATACCCGACCGCGGGCAGCCGGAGGAAGGCGCTGTATCACCCGCCAAACCCGGCAGCGTGCCCAAGCCGCGCATCTACAAGCGTGCGGAATGGGGCGCGCGGCCGCCGAGCATGGCCTATCAATACACCACCGCCAAACACCTGGGCTTTCATCACACCGCCGGTGTTTCCGACTTCACGGTCGGCAGTTACACAGACTGTGCCGCCCGTGTGCGCGCGATTCAGGCCTATCATATGGATACCAACGGCTGGATCGACATTGGCTACAACTACACCATCTGCAAACACGGCCACATCTTTCAGGCGCGCGAAGATGACAACGATGCCACCGACGTGCGCGGTGCGCATGATGGCTACAATGCCGGCAGCATGGGGGTTTCCGCACTGGGATATTTCCATCCGCCCTACAATCATCAACCCACGCCCGAACTGATGCATGCCCTCCATTCCCTGCTGGCGTGGAAATGCGATGAGCGCGGCATCGATCCCAAGGGCGCGAGCCTGTATGCGGCCTACGGCGCGGTGCGCGATCACATCTACGGCCACCGGGAAGTGGGCGCCACCGCCTGTCCGGGCGACATTCTGTTCGCGCGCAAGGCTGCGATTCGCGATTCGGTGGCGTACATCATCGGCCAGTTTGCCACCAGCGTGGCGGAATCCCCGGCGCCTGCTTCCTATCAGCTCCTGCAATGCCATCCCAATCCGTATGCGCCGGCGGGTGGCGCCGCGGCAATGATGATCCGCATTTTCCTGCCAAATGCAGAGGTTGCCACGCTTGCCGTCTACAATCTGCTGGGCCGGCGTGTGCGGCTGCTGCATGATCACCTGCTGCCGGCGGGACAGAATCTCTGGCGTTGGAATGGGCGCGATGATGAAGGCCGGCTGCAGCCGGCGGGCGTTTACCTGGTGCGCTTGCACACCGCGACGCAAACACGACAGACGAAGATTTTGCTGGTGAAGTGA
- a CDS encoding M28 family peptidase, which translates to MRRHCLWVLALSFGLAACGRQAVSESEAANLISKDEILADTRALSADDMEGRAPGTPGGEKAAAYLATRFKQVGLAPVNGSYFQSVRLVGMKKDAARSTLSLSHPTGELDYISDSTLTYWSSAQKPVVDLHQAPLLFVGYGVEAPEHDWDDFKGAPVAGKVLLFLNNDPPVTENGMALFQGETRTYYGRWTYKFEQAMKHGAAGAFMIHTTESASYGFNVVQHSGAEEHFALDLPNSGHQVDLLGWLDQATAERIAQLMGTTLAGLFAQAASRAFKPVDTGVRVSAHLETTIRKVETKNVIGMLEGSDPQLKEQVIVFSAHYDHLGRNDDLPGVDKIYNGAWDNAVGTAGLIHLGRAFAALSPRPRRSLLMLACAAEESGLLGSQWFTANPPFALARFVANFNVDMPQIFGLTSDIAAIGLDMSTLGEALRTAASQYTVVDSTGQSQPLTVRGDPDPNAGSFYRSDQVNFAKAGIPALYLNPGKQYLRPPAVDPRAYHDAHYHRVEDEVNDLWDLSGCERDVRVFFAAALKVANAAEQPRWVPGSEFEEEWKALYGR; encoded by the coding sequence ATGCGTCGTCACTGCCTCTGGGTGCTGGCGTTGTCTTTTGGCCTGGCGGCTTGCGGCCGGCAGGCGGTCTCCGAGTCCGAAGCCGCCAATCTGATTTCAAAGGATGAGATTCTCGCGGACACCCGCGCCCTGTCAGCGGATGACATGGAGGGCCGCGCGCCCGGAACCCCGGGCGGTGAAAAAGCCGCAGCCTATCTCGCCACCCGTTTCAAACAAGTCGGGCTGGCGCCGGTGAATGGCAGCTACTTCCAGAGCGTGCGCCTGGTGGGCATGAAGAAAGATGCCGCCCGCTCAACCCTCAGCCTTTCCCATCCCACCGGCGAGCTGGACTATATTTCCGACTCAACGCTGACCTACTGGTCGAGCGCGCAAAAACCGGTGGTGGATCTGCACCAGGCGCCGCTGCTGTTCGTGGGCTATGGTGTGGAAGCCCCCGAACACGATTGGGACGATTTCAAGGGCGCGCCGGTGGCCGGCAAGGTGTTGCTGTTTCTCAACAACGATCCGCCGGTGACGGAGAACGGCATGGCCCTGTTTCAGGGCGAAACCCGCACCTACTACGGCCGCTGGACCTACAAGTTCGAGCAGGCGATGAAACACGGCGCCGCCGGCGCGTTCATGATTCACACCACTGAATCCGCCAGTTACGGCTTCAATGTCGTGCAGCACAGTGGCGCGGAAGAACATTTCGCACTCGACTTGCCCAACAGCGGCCATCAGGTGGACCTGCTGGGCTGGCTTGATCAAGCCACGGCGGAACGCATCGCGCAACTCATGGGCACCACGCTCGCCGGCTTGTTCGCCCAGGCGGCCAGCCGTGCCTTCAAACCGGTGGATACCGGCGTGCGCGTGAGCGCCCACCTCGAAACCACCATTCGCAAAGTCGAAACCAAAAATGTCATCGGCATGCTGGAGGGCAGCGACCCGCAGCTCAAGGAGCAGGTGATCGTGTTTTCGGCGCATTACGATCATCTCGGCCGGAATGACGATTTGCCCGGTGTAGACAAAATTTACAACGGTGCCTGGGATAATGCCGTGGGCACTGCCGGTCTCATCCATCTCGGTCGCGCCTTTGCCGCTCTGTCGCCGCGGCCGCGGCGGTCGCTTTTGATGCTCGCCTGCGCCGCCGAAGAAAGTGGTTTGTTGGGCAGCCAGTGGTTCACCGCCAACCCGCCGTTTGCACTCGCACGCTTCGTGGCGAACTTCAACGTCGACATGCCGCAAATCTTTGGCTTGACCAGCGACATTGCCGCGATTGGATTGGACATGAGCACGCTGGGCGAGGCGCTGCGCACGGCTGCCAGCCAGTACACGGTCGTTGATTCCACCGGTCAGTCGCAGCCCCTGACGGTGCGCGGCGATCCCGATCCCAATGCCGGCAGCTTCTATCGCTCGGATCAGGTCAACTTCGCGAAGGCCGGCATCCCGGCGCTTTATCTCAACCCCGGCAAGCAATATCTGCGGCCGCCCGCCGTTGATCCCCGGGCGTACCATGATGCGCACTATCATCGCGTGGAGGACGAGGTGAATGACCTCTGGGATCTTTCCGGTTGCGAGCGCGATGTGCGCGTTTTCTTTGCAGCCGCGCTCAAAGTTGCAAATGCGGCGGAACAGCCGCGCTGGGTGCCGGGAAGTGAGTTCGAGGAGGAATGGAAGGCTCTCTACGGCCGGTAG
- a CDS encoding cyclic nucleotide-binding domain-containing protein gives MPFLHAKKNQPATTGVRRMEQYRDRWSALGAAAGLLGLSERLSPGRLRQFELFSEYDEAFLEEISPDVAIARWQPNAILFEEGAYLDLAFFIVQGTVEIYLQKVRNGHNRQPAANGGAKSGKGIVFLSSADFNLPAGSGMTLGPGELFGEIGAVNGWPQSVTARTATECVLAQIRVPALRRMKRKSRSLKERLDKIYRERSLLAQLQTTPLLQACEESFLNALASRVELVSCEPGEVVARAGEKAGALYLVRSGFLKLSQPMGEGEVAVSYLAKGMTLGEVELLVPDFGQWLCTATSVEFTELIQISRDDLQALLRKYPAVRRRLWESAVARIKETGYNRRHVGQSEFIHTALDKGLVQGSSMLVIDLVACTRCDDCVRGCAETHGGRPRFVREGDKYENFLIAKSCYHCHDPVCLIGCPTGAIHRARVGEVVTITDDLCIGCRACANNCPYDAIIMHETGEVWPANMLPEMLRGQPRLLASKCDLCYQSKHGPACVINCPHGCAHRVGSVAEFQQLRARKR, from the coding sequence ATGCCATTCCTGCATGCCAAAAAAAATCAGCCCGCCACCACCGGCGTCAGGCGCATGGAGCAATACCGCGACCGCTGGTCGGCGCTGGGTGCGGCGGCGGGCCTTTTGGGCCTCTCCGAGCGGCTTTCGCCCGGGCGGCTGCGCCAGTTCGAACTTTTTAGCGAGTATGACGAGGCCTTTCTCGAGGAGATCAGCCCCGATGTGGCGATTGCGCGCTGGCAGCCGAACGCCATCTTGTTTGAAGAGGGTGCCTATCTCGACCTGGCGTTTTTCATCGTGCAGGGGACGGTCGAGATTTATTTGCAAAAAGTCCGCAACGGCCATAACCGGCAACCGGCGGCCAATGGCGGAGCAAAGAGCGGCAAAGGCATCGTGTTTCTCTCTTCGGCGGATTTCAACCTGCCGGCCGGCAGCGGGATGACGCTGGGGCCGGGTGAGCTGTTCGGTGAAATCGGTGCGGTCAACGGCTGGCCGCAATCCGTCACGGCGCGCACCGCCACCGAATGTGTGCTGGCGCAAATTCGGGTGCCGGCGCTGCGCCGCATGAAACGCAAATCGCGCAGCCTGAAGGAACGCCTGGACAAAATTTATCGCGAGCGTTCATTGCTGGCCCAGCTCCAAACCACACCATTGCTGCAAGCCTGTGAGGAGAGTTTCCTCAACGCGCTGGCCAGCCGGGTGGAGCTGGTCTCCTGTGAGCCGGGAGAGGTGGTGGCGCGCGCCGGCGAGAAGGCCGGGGCACTTTACCTGGTGCGCTCCGGCTTTCTGAAATTGTCGCAGCCGATGGGCGAAGGCGAAGTCGCGGTCTCCTATCTCGCCAAGGGCATGACACTCGGTGAGGTCGAATTGCTGGTGCCTGACTTCGGGCAATGGCTGTGCACGGCCACTTCGGTCGAGTTCACCGAGCTGATCCAAATCAGCCGCGACGATTTGCAGGCGTTGTTGCGCAAATATCCCGCGGTGCGGCGGCGGCTGTGGGAGAGTGCCGTGGCCCGCATCAAGGAAACCGGCTACAATCGCCGCCATGTTGGCCAGTCGGAATTCATTCACACCGCGCTCGACAAGGGTTTGGTGCAGGGCAGCAGCATGCTGGTGATCGATCTCGTGGCTTGCACGCGCTGCGACGACTGCGTGCGCGGCTGCGCGGAAACCCATGGTGGCCGCCCGCGCTTCGTGCGGGAAGGCGACAAGTACGAAAACTTCCTGATTGCCAAATCCTGCTATCACTGCCATGACCCGGTGTGCCTGATCGGCTGCCCCACCGGCGCCATTCACCGTGCGCGGGTGGGGGAGGTGGTGACGATCACGGACGATCTCTGCATCGGCTGCCGGGCCTGCGCCAACAACTGTCCCTATGATGCGATCATCATGCACGAAACCGGGGAGGTGTGGCCTGCCAACATGCTGCCGGAGATGCTGCGCGGCCAGCCGCGTCTGCTCGCCAGCAAGTGCGACCTGTGCTATCAAAGCAAACATGGCCCGGCCTGTGTGATCAACTGCCCGCACGGTTGCGCCCATCGCGTCGGCAGTGTGGCGGAGTTCCAGCAGTTGCGTGCCCGGAAACGATAG
- a CDS encoding multiheme c-type cytochrome translates to MLPQRPAPGKIGQLLTLLFLLLACPPGGAQYKTLGPGSCGLGQSNCHAQENEWWKNDAHKVTVDAFFDDPAAYEKIARLAGVNPAEMLKGNQSCMSCHGTVISGRESREVEEGVSCESCHGPGSGYKDPHSEGDPKLGRNRPGYVKALRRGLVELANLEQRAATCVRCHYITDQKLLAAGHPDGARFNYISGLKKVARHWKRQPDQTELNKAPFERAMAGKGPVLAVAAVTAAPATAPPAPPPPAAKTGMVQAENPPATAMSPARMTAAAGRAMPAAAPMAALPVAPAETTRVRLPLTLPPFPAVSDTASIGEILLLVKKRLEMLYQRTGQ, encoded by the coding sequence ATGCTCCCGCAACGCCCGGCCCCCGGAAAAATCGGGCAGCTTCTCACGCTGTTGTTCCTGCTGCTGGCCTGCCCGCCGGGCGGGGCGCAATACAAGACGCTTGGCCCCGGCAGTTGCGGTCTGGGGCAGAGCAATTGCCATGCGCAGGAGAATGAATGGTGGAAGAATGATGCGCACAAAGTGACGGTGGATGCCTTCTTCGATGATCCGGCGGCATATGAAAAGATCGCACGGCTGGCCGGCGTCAATCCCGCGGAGATGCTGAAGGGCAATCAGAGCTGCATGTCGTGTCACGGCACGGTGATCTCGGGCAGGGAGAGCCGGGAGGTGGAAGAGGGCGTGAGCTGCGAGAGTTGTCATGGCCCGGGCAGCGGCTACAAGGATCCGCACTCGGAGGGCGATCCCAAACTCGGACGCAACCGGCCGGGTTACGTCAAGGCCTTGCGGCGGGGCCTGGTGGAGCTGGCCAACCTCGAGCAACGCGCGGCCACGTGTGTGCGCTGTCATTACATCACGGATCAAAAGCTGCTGGCCGCCGGCCATCCCGACGGTGCGCGCTTCAACTATATCTCCGGCCTGAAGAAAGTGGCCAGACACTGGAAACGCCAGCCCGATCAAACCGAGCTCAACAAGGCGCCCTTTGAACGCGCCATGGCGGGGAAAGGGCCGGTGCTGGCGGTTGCAGCGGTCACCGCCGCGCCGGCCACGGCCCCGCCCGCTCCTCCGCCGCCGGCCGCCAAAACTGGAATGGTCCAAGCAGAGAATCCTCCGGCGACTGCCATGTCACCCGCCCGGATGACTGCGGCGGCAGGCAGAGCCATGCCCGCGGCCGCGCCCATGGCGGCACTGCCCGTGGCACCGGCCGAGACCACGCGCGTGCGGCTGCCGCTCACTTTGCCGCCCTTTCCGGCCGTGAGCGACACTGCCTCGATCGGCGAGATTCTCCTGCTCGTGAAAAAACGTCTGGAGATGCTCTATCAACGCACCGGGCAATGA
- a CDS encoding peptidylprolyl isomerase has translation MKTTAGDIYLELFEKEAPKTVANFIGLAEGTKEFKDPQTGQMVKRPFYDGLKFHRVIKNFMMQGGCPLGTGSGDPGYRFEDEIDAVGLGLDKIKLTEAQFSLQNEVQRYQMQLAQKLGIRSQADLDAKREQVEAEMTRLSQMSLMELYQAAGYQYDSTKSSHKAVRGSLAMANAGPNTNGSQFFINQVDTPWLNGKHTVFGQVVKGMEVVDKICNAPVNEQSQPQPEIKILSVRVHRQGGN, from the coding sequence ATGAAAACCACCGCCGGTGATATCTACCTCGAACTTTTCGAAAAGGAGGCACCCAAGACCGTCGCCAATTTTATCGGGCTGGCGGAGGGCACCAAGGAATTCAAGGATCCCCAGACCGGCCAGATGGTCAAACGCCCGTTCTACGACGGCCTGAAATTTCACCGCGTCATCAAAAATTTCATGATGCAGGGCGGCTGCCCGCTCGGCACCGGCAGCGGCGATCCGGGCTACCGCTTCGAAGATGAGATCGACGCCGTTGGGCTCGGTCTCGACAAGATCAAACTCACGGAGGCGCAATTTTCCCTGCAAAACGAGGTGCAACGCTACCAAATGCAGCTTGCGCAGAAGTTGGGTATCCGCTCGCAGGCTGATCTCGATGCCAAGCGCGAGCAGGTCGAGGCGGAGATGACCCGGCTGAGTCAGATGTCGCTCATGGAGTTGTATCAGGCCGCGGGCTATCAGTATGACAGCACCAAAAGTTCCCACAAGGCGGTGCGCGGTTCGCTGGCCATGGCCAATGCCGGTCCCAACACCAATGGATCGCAATTTTTCATCAATCAGGTGGACACTCCCTGGCTGAACGGCAAGCACACGGTGTTTGGCCAGGTGGTAAAGGGGATGGAGGTGGTGGACAAAATCTGCAACGCGCCGGTGAATGAACAATCGCAGCCGCAGCCCGAGATCAAGATTTTGTCAGTGCGGGTGCACCGGCAGGGTGGGAATTAA
- the fabF gene encoding beta-ketoacyl-ACP synthase II, with amino-acid sequence MQRRRVFITGMGLVTPLGLTIEENWSALLAGQSGIGPITHFDASHLSTRIAGEVKNFHPEEYMDVKEVRHYDRYVHLAVAAADKALADAGLTAESLPHERTGLLIGSGMGGMETFVNNTRALIEKGPRRVSPYFVPAVIANMASGFLTIRYGIQGPNFSIVSACATGAHTIAEGLEMIRKGIAEVMLVGGAEAAVIELGVAGFVAAKALSKHNDPPQEASRPFDMARDGFVMGEGAGVLVLESEEHARARHARVWAELLGAGSSSDAYHPTAPRTDGTGAARAIRFALADAGLEKEQIGYINAHATSTPLGDRAEAAAIRHFFGAHTRNVAVSSTKSMTGHLLGAAGAVEAAYTALALHYQMLPPTINLRDIDPECDLDHVANQPRPARVQYAISNAFGFGGTNATLVLGRYEGENAR; translated from the coding sequence TTGCAGCGCAGGCGTGTTTTCATCACGGGCATGGGTCTGGTCACACCCCTGGGACTTACCATTGAAGAGAACTGGTCGGCCCTGCTGGCGGGGCAATCCGGGATCGGCCCGATCACCCATTTCGATGCCTCCCACCTGAGTACCCGCATCGCCGGAGAAGTGAAAAACTTTCATCCGGAAGAATACATGGATGTCAAAGAAGTCCGGCATTATGATCGCTATGTGCATCTTGCGGTGGCAGCCGCCGACAAGGCGCTGGCGGATGCCGGACTGACGGCAGAGAGCCTGCCTCACGAGCGCACCGGCCTGCTGATCGGTTCCGGCATGGGCGGCATGGAAACCTTTGTGAACAACACCCGCGCGCTGATCGAGAAGGGGCCGCGCCGCGTCTCACCCTATTTCGTGCCGGCGGTGATCGCCAACATGGCCTCCGGTTTTCTCACCATTCGGTACGGTATTCAAGGTCCGAATTTTTCCATTGTCTCGGCCTGTGCCACCGGCGCGCACACCATCGCGGAGGGGCTGGAGATGATTCGCAAAGGCATCGCCGAGGTGATGTTGGTGGGCGGGGCGGAGGCCGCAGTGATCGAGCTGGGCGTGGCGGGTTTCGTCGCCGCCAAAGCGCTCTCCAAGCACAACGACCCGCCGCAGGAAGCCAGCCGGCCGTTCGATATGGCGCGTGATGGCTTTGTGATGGGCGAGGGGGCGGGGGTGTTGGTGCTCGAAAGCGAGGAGCATGCCCGGGCGCGCCACGCGCGGGTGTGGGCGGAACTGCTGGGCGCGGGCTCCTCCTCCGATGCGTATCATCCCACAGCGCCGCGCACCGACGGCACCGGCGCCGCCAGAGCAATCCGCTTTGCCCTGGCCGATGCCGGCCTGGAGAAGGAACAGATCGGCTACATCAATGCCCATGCGACCTCAACGCCGCTGGGCGATCGCGCGGAAGCCGCGGCCATCCGTCACTTCTTCGGTGCGCACACCCGAAACGTCGCCGTCAGTTCGACCAAGTCGATGACCGGCCATTTACTCGGTGCCGCGGGCGCGGTGGAAGCGGCCTACACAGCGCTGGCGTTGCATTATCAAATGCTGCCGCCGACGATCAATCTGCGCGACATCGATCCCGAATGTGATCTCGATCATGTCGCCAATCAGCCGCGGCCGGCCAGGGTGCAGTATGCGATCTCCAATGCCTTCGGGTTTGGCGGCACCAATGCCACGCTGGTGCTGGGGCGATATGAGGGCGAAAATGCTCGCTAA
- a CDS encoding SUMF1/EgtB/PvdO family nonheme iron enzyme, with product MKTTIKTCTKCQSPYDAGLPHVCAGVRASGSLQAHPRPQIGMVIDRRYQLHARLGEGGMGSVFRARRMFIEDFVAIKFIRPDFLSNAEIRQRFYQEAQVAARIKHPNVVSVYDFGETADGLVYFVMEFLEGMSLGQRLSRHGPLPLDRVLELGTQICAALSCMLANNVIHRDLKPDNIMLVKDEHGNEMVKVVDFGVAKILESNARLTRYQARIGSPVYSSPEQYLGQPVDHRTDLYSLGVIFYESLTGQLPFDALNESELINAIVNKIPPRLDEILTGFPVGMADLVQQLLAKNPADRPASAAEVGRRLQRLRQGALGQQVFRLNRKAERRAALVAGAATAASPIPTGVDVASPHADNSPLAATPAPGRKSAGGNGTSKPAAGRRASRLPRAAQSTLLRQSLFITAVFLVAASLLSWAILREPATQNFLSEAMRRLLARANHFVEAGNKNTAPAGSPGRMSAPAPPAQSVAAAPAGSTEVAAASKPAGRQVAAAVENQNSAPPVSPPATRPPEKEVANGAASSNNILPRPRNGPPRNLLVSRQAFRTSETPAEERTTVRIPEGMVLVQPGAWRRAGTAGTPQTAALGDFIIGKYEVTNREYLAFVEATGKHFPEWMDAGSKYHYLTGSDGFYKQLGPALHDPDHPVVGVSWEDAVEYCNWLSQNRPEKYRLPTEAEWEFAARSGGMDTKYSWGNGPPQLTRGGNVADEALKKVFPDWPVIWRNYDDRHAFTAPVGKFGANALGIYDMTGNVWEWCSGWFATANGPAQNGVPVPLGNERVIRGGSWSDTPARLQISYRRGIAPSFRSNNLGFRVAASWPP from the coding sequence ATGAAGACCACCATCAAAACGTGCACCAAATGTCAGTCGCCCTACGATGCCGGTCTGCCGCATGTGTGCGCCGGGGTCAGGGCCTCCGGCAGCCTGCAGGCCCATCCCCGGCCGCAAATCGGCATGGTGATCGACCGGCGCTATCAACTGCACGCCCGGCTGGGCGAGGGCGGCATGGGCAGCGTGTTTCGCGCGCGCCGCATGTTCATCGAAGATTTCGTCGCAATCAAATTCATCCGGCCGGATTTTCTCAGCAACGCAGAAATCCGCCAGCGCTTCTACCAGGAGGCGCAGGTGGCGGCACGCATCAAGCATCCCAATGTGGTGAGCGTGTATGATTTCGGCGAAACCGCCGACGGCCTGGTGTACTTCGTGATGGAGTTTCTCGAAGGCATGTCACTCGGGCAGCGCCTGAGCCGGCACGGCCCGCTGCCGCTCGATCGGGTGCTCGAGCTCGGCACCCAGATTTGCGCCGCGCTCTCCTGCATGCTCGCCAACAACGTCATTCACCGCGACCTCAAGCCCGACAACATCATGCTGGTGAAAGACGAGCACGGCAACGAGATGGTGAAGGTGGTGGATTTCGGCGTCGCCAAGATTCTCGAATCCAACGCGCGCTTGACGCGCTATCAGGCGCGCATCGGCTCACCGGTGTATTCCTCGCCCGAGCAGTATCTCGGGCAGCCGGTGGATCACCGCACCGATCTCTACAGCCTGGGCGTGATCTTTTATGAATCGCTCACCGGCCAGCTCCCCTTCGATGCGCTCAACGAGAGCGAGTTGATCAACGCCATCGTCAACAAGATCCCGCCGCGGCTGGACGAAATACTGACGGGCTTCCCCGTGGGCATGGCGGATTTGGTGCAGCAACTGCTCGCCAAAAATCCGGCTGACCGGCCGGCGAGCGCCGCCGAAGTCGGACGTCGGCTGCAACGGCTGCGGCAGGGCGCGCTCGGCCAGCAGGTCTTTCGCCTGAATCGCAAGGCGGAACGACGGGCAGCGCTGGTGGCCGGGGCTGCCACCGCAGCCAGTCCCATCCCGACCGGCGTTGACGTCGCGTCACCCCATGCGGATAATTCCCCCCTGGCGGCCACCCCCGCACCCGGGAGAAAATCTGCCGGCGGGAACGGAACGAGCAAGCCCGCTGCCGGCCGCCGCGCCAGCCGGCTGCCGCGTGCGGCGCAGTCAACGTTATTGCGTCAGAGCCTGTTCATTACGGCGGTTTTCCTCGTGGCTGCTTCGTTGTTGAGTTGGGCGATTTTGCGCGAGCCGGCCACGCAAAACTTTCTCAGCGAGGCCATGCGCCGGTTGCTGGCGCGGGCCAATCATTTTGTCGAAGCCGGAAACAAAAACACTGCACCCGCAGGCTCTCCCGGGCGTATGTCCGCACCCGCTCCACCTGCACAGAGTGTGGCCGCCGCACCGGCCGGCTCCACCGAGGTTGCCGCTGCGAGCAAGCCGGCCGGCAGGCAAGTGGCTGCTGCCGTGGAAAATCAGAATTCGGCGCCACCCGTGTCACCGCCGGCAACACGGCCGCCGGAGAAGGAAGTGGCAAACGGGGCAGCATCCAGCAACAACATCCTGCCACGTCCGCGCAATGGCCCGCCGCGGAATCTGCTTGTCAGCCGGCAGGCTTTTCGCACATCCGAAACGCCCGCAGAGGAACGGACCACTGTCCGCATTCCGGAGGGCATGGTATTGGTGCAACCCGGTGCGTGGCGCCGCGCGGGCACGGCTGGCACCCCGCAAACCGCAGCGCTCGGTGATTTCATTATTGGCAAATATGAAGTGACCAACCGCGAGTATCTCGCGTTCGTCGAGGCAACCGGCAAACATTTTCCGGAATGGATGGATGCCGGCAGCAAATATCACTACCTCACCGGCAGCGACGGCTTCTACAAACAGCTCGGACCGGCGTTGCACGATCCCGATCATCCCGTGGTGGGCGTTTCGTGGGAGGATGCGGTGGAATACTGCAACTGGCTGTCACAAAACCGCCCGGAGAAATACCGTCTCCCGACGGAAGCGGAGTGGGAGTTTGCAGCGCGCAGCGGCGGGATGGATACGAAATACAGTTGGGGAAACGGGCCGCCACAACTCACACGCGGCGGCAACGTCGCCGATGAAGCCCTGAAAAAGGTTTTTCCCGACTGGCCGGTCATCTGGCGCAATTATGATGACCGCCACGCCTTCACTGCGCCGGTGGGGAAATTTGGCGCGAACGCCCTGGGGATTTACGACATGACCGGCAACGTGTGGGAATGGTGCAGCGGCTGGTTTGCCACTGCCAACGGCCCGGCACAAAATGGCGTGCCAGTGCCTCTGGGTAATGAGCGCGTGATCCGCGGCGGGTCGTGGAGCGACACCCCGGCGCGGCTGCAAATTTCCTATCGCCGTGGCATCGCGCCCTCGTTTCGCAGCAACAACCTCGGCTTTCGGGTGGCTGCGAGCTGGCCGCCGTGA